A single Desulfuromonas sp. DNA region contains:
- a CDS encoding prepilin-type N-terminal cleavage/methylation domain-containing protein codes for MRPTRNRQRGFTLLELLIVVAIIGILASIAIPTFRTYREKAFIAGAIIEGRSIYNAFISFYLDEGWYPMKVSAPAFDLNTFSPLDYNGTIFERLVGNKADAFDSPDDMGTNEEFWLRMTLSKVPDVQLVVAQSDDLDIDPGVWLDGVYIYRNNKRIDVR; via the coding sequence GGCTTCACCCTCCTCGAACTGCTCATCGTGGTGGCCATCATCGGCATCCTCGCCTCGATCGCCATCCCGACCTTCAGGACCTACCGGGAGAAGGCCTTCATCGCCGGGGCCATCATCGAGGGAAGGTCGATCTACAACGCCTTCATCTCCTTCTACCTCGACGAAGGCTGGTATCCCATGAAGGTCTCGGCGCCGGCCTTTGACCTCAACACCTTTTCGCCCCTGGACTACAACGGCACCATCTTCGAGCGCCTGGTGGGCAACAAGGCCGACGCCTTCGACTCCCCCGACGACATGGGCACCAACGAGGAGTTCTGGCTGCGCATGACCCTCTCCAAGGTCCCCGACGTGCAGCTGGTCGTGGCCCAGTCGGATGACCTTGACATCGACCCGGGAGTCTGGCTCGACGGCGTCTACATCTACCGGAACAACAAGCGGATTGACGTACGCTGA